A section of the Candidatus Moraniibacteriota bacterium genome encodes:
- the holA gene encoding DNA polymerase III subunit delta, producing MLKYFFGTDHFRLRLREQALAADFCFAHAGAEQQVFDGRDTNERLIPDLREMLSGGLFATPRVVLIRHIELLDEKLCAAIIKLFSGMLSGDGLIVVSAEPVGRAKKGNALQVWLAKQAEVEEVNLLTGRALTKSIGDILQGIDPQAMIEPRAVESLALRTAGVTGHIYHDLLKLVLAAEGKVITETDVKNLVEEPAGESVSFVLLDSIVRGQRERAVSLLRQEERDDDAVFKLLGLFAWQVRQALMVRDEYERGVSSPDAIAATIGAKPFSVRKLMPLIGQLSLMRLKHALAHLAELDRGIKTGQTRPGVALDLFIWKF from the coding sequence ATGCTCAAGTATTTCTTTGGTACCGATCACTTCCGTCTCCGGCTCCGCGAACAGGCTCTGGCCGCGGATTTTTGTTTTGCGCATGCGGGGGCAGAGCAGCAGGTCTTTGATGGACGTGATACAAACGAGCGACTCATCCCAGACCTCCGAGAGATGCTTTCAGGCGGACTCTTCGCCACACCGCGAGTCGTGCTGATTCGGCACATCGAGCTCCTTGATGAGAAGCTCTGCGCCGCCATTATCAAGCTTTTTTCAGGGATGCTGTCAGGAGACGGCTTGATAGTCGTCAGTGCGGAGCCAGTCGGTCGCGCCAAGAAAGGCAATGCGCTCCAAGTTTGGCTGGCGAAACAGGCGGAGGTTGAGGAAGTGAATCTCCTCACCGGCCGGGCGCTGACTAAATCGATTGGCGATATTCTTCAGGGTATTGATCCGCAAGCGATGATCGAGCCCCGCGCGGTCGAATCGCTTGCACTCCGGACCGCGGGAGTGACGGGACATATCTATCATGACCTGCTCAAGCTGGTACTCGCCGCAGAGGGGAAAGTAATCACGGAAACGGATGTGAAGAATCTGGTCGAGGAACCGGCAGGAGAGAGTGTCTCGTTCGTGCTCCTCGACAGCATCGTCCGGGGGCAGCGGGAGCGGGCGGTGTCGCTGCTCCGCCAAGAAGAACGCGATGATGATGCCGTGTTCAAGTTGCTCGGTCTGTTCGCTTGGCAAGTGCGCCAGGCACTGATGGTCCGAGACGAGTATGAGCGAGGGGTGTCATCACCCGACGCAATCGCTGCGACGATCGGTGCGAAGCCTTTTTCTGTCCGCAAGCTCATGCCACTCATCGGCCAGCTCTCGCTCATGCGGTTGAAGCACGCCCTGGCGCATCTCGCCGAGCTCGACCGGGGCATCAAGACCGGCCAGACCCGGCCCGGTGTCGCCCTCGACCTCTTCATCTGGAAATTCTAA
- the rpsT gene encoding 30S ribosomal protein S20 encodes MPIKKSAKKYMRVTAKNTLRNRSIKGVIKSAVKGTREAIAKADVAGAKEWYVKAQKALDKGAEKNVIKKNNAARRKSRLNAAVKKLATK; translated from the coding sequence ATGCCGATCAAGAAATCCGCCAAGAAGTACATGCGGGTCACCGCGAAGAACACACTCCGCAACCGCTCCATCAAGGGTGTCATCAAAAGCGCTGTGAAAGGCACACGCGAAGCGATCGCTAAGGCCGACGTCGCCGGAGCCAAGGAATGGTATGTCAAGGCGCAGAAAGCGCTCGACAAAGGTGCAGAGAAAAACGTCATTAAGAAGAACAATGCCGCCCGCCGCAAGTCCCGCCTCAACGCCGCGGTAAAGAAACTGGCCACGAAGTAG
- the ruvA gene encoding Holliday junction branch migration protein RuvA, with protein MIRALRGTLGSIHPNYAIIFVGGIGYQVYASPYTLGKLAGMSDVTLHIHTHVREDQLNLFGFITDDELSMFELLISVSGVGPKAALSILAIAEPKTIRTAIVNKDPSILTRVSGVGKKTAEKVIVELQNKVSSVDIADQASALAEQDSIEALTSLGYTVSEARDALKGVPADITSVGERLKQALKSLGKK; from the coding sequence ATGATTCGAGCGCTCAGAGGAACCCTTGGTTCCATTCATCCTAACTACGCGATTATTTTTGTTGGTGGCATCGGCTATCAGGTCTATGCTTCGCCCTATACGCTCGGTAAACTGGCTGGGATGAGTGACGTTACTTTGCATATCCACACCCATGTTCGCGAGGATCAGCTCAACCTGTTTGGCTTTATCACCGATGACGAATTGTCGATGTTCGAGCTTCTCATTTCGGTCTCAGGGGTTGGGCCCAAGGCAGCGCTCAGTATCCTCGCCATCGCCGAGCCGAAGACAATCCGGACCGCGATCGTGAACAAGGATCCATCCATCCTCACGCGGGTGTCGGGCGTGGGGAAGAAGACCGCCGAGAAAGTCATCGTCGAACTCCAGAACAAAGTCTCTTCTGTCGATATCGCGGATCAAGCAAGTGCTCTCGCGGAGCAGGACTCGATCGAAGCGCTGACATCGCTTGGCTACACGGTTTCCGAGGCACGCGATGCCCTGAAGGGCGTGCCGGCGGACATCACAAGCGTCGGCGAGCGACTCAAACAGGCGCTCAAAAGTCTTGGCAAGAAATAA
- a CDS encoding peptidoglycan bridge formation glycyltransferase FemA/FemB family protein produces MATRTFLSTHAKDGGLLQSDEWAQLQAASGHTPLHFRGEGFEGNAFQYTLPLFGNYLFIPRGPIVDASKIKNQESKMREELLCVAQAARAGWIRIEPQAGEALEILKTVFGKARVIAAPRDTNPREILMVSLSGDVTTWLDQMKPKTRYNVRLAEKHGVTVRFSRSKEDIERFIELIYATTNRKAIAPHPKDYYRNFFATFPDTMCTLALAERDGAPIAAALLVFFGETAYYLHGGSADTKRELMAPFLLQFRSMEEAKRRGCMRYDFGGVRVSSKRGADDTDWDGITRFKQGFAPKAETLFFPGTYDIILSPTRYALYRQLHHLTGIRQFFRHILNHV; encoded by the coding sequence GTGGCGACTCGGACATTTCTCTCTACGCATGCGAAGGACGGCGGCCTCCTCCAATCTGATGAATGGGCTCAGCTTCAGGCCGCATCTGGACATACACCCTTGCATTTTCGAGGAGAAGGCTTTGAAGGAAACGCCTTTCAATATACTCTCCCTCTCTTCGGCAACTATCTCTTCATCCCGCGTGGACCGATTGTTGATGCTTCAAAAATCAAGAATCAAGAATCAAAGATGAGGGAAGAACTGTTGTGTGTAGCGCAGGCAGCACGTGCAGGGTGGATCCGGATTGAGCCACAGGCCGGGGAAGCGCTCGAGATTCTGAAGACAGTTTTCGGTAAAGCTAGAGTCATCGCCGCGCCGCGAGATACGAATCCACGCGAGATACTGATGGTGTCGCTTTCAGGCGATGTGACCACCTGGCTCGATCAGATGAAGCCGAAGACACGCTACAATGTACGTCTCGCAGAAAAGCATGGTGTCACCGTCCGTTTCTCCCGATCGAAGGAAGATATCGAGCGATTCATCGAACTCATCTACGCGACCACCAACCGGAAGGCGATTGCTCCGCATCCAAAGGACTATTATCGGAATTTCTTCGCCACTTTTCCTGACACGATGTGTACGCTCGCATTGGCCGAGCGCGATGGAGCGCCGATCGCCGCCGCCCTCCTCGTGTTCTTTGGCGAGACAGCGTATTATCTCCATGGTGGTTCGGCTGATACGAAGCGTGAGCTCATGGCTCCGTTCCTGCTCCAGTTTCGGAGTATGGAAGAAGCCAAGCGCCGCGGGTGCATGCGATATGACTTCGGTGGCGTGCGAGTTTCTTCCAAGCGTGGGGCAGACGATACCGATTGGGACGGAATCACGCGATTCAAGCAGGGATTCGCACCAAAGGCTGAAACACTCTTTTTCCCAGGGACGTACGATATTATCCTGTCACCCACGCGCTACGCGCTCTACCGGCAGCTTCACCACCTCACCGGCATCCGACAGTTTTTTCGACACATTCTTAATCACGTCTGA
- a CDS encoding UDP-N-acetylmuramoyl-L-alanyl-D-glutamate--2,6-diaminopimelate ligase — MASLKRLISRFIPQGVKNTLYHLPLAVFANVCFGFPSRTFTVIGVTGTNGKTTTTKLIAAIVAESGKKTAYASTIEYGIGERHWTNASKFTTSSAWQLQKFLSEAKRAGCTHVVLETSSHAIDQFRTWGIAYTIAVITNVTREHLDYHKTMAEYRRVKRKLFANVQIAIVNIDMEQPEDYCIAAPGKTLTYSTKDVAADVVATEIELDLTGTRFLALGKSFRTKLPGLFNVENALAAITTGQALGIDTETMKRALATATGIPGRMESVPNDRGLDILIDYAVTPDSFEQLYRAVGPMQIPGTKIIHVFGACGERDRGKRPVMGQIASEHADVIILTNEDPYHENPEHIIDEIEAGLPEALRNPPAGGASMRAGVTKKKGQDYFRVFDRREAIAKAIVLAETGDIILITGKGAEETMAVGDARIPWRERAVIEEILRINKNGGD; from the coding sequence ATGGCATCTCTGAAGCGTTTAATATCGAGATTCATTCCTCAGGGAGTGAAGAATACGTTGTATCATTTGCCGCTCGCTGTCTTCGCCAACGTCTGCTTCGGCTTTCCATCCCGCACCTTCACGGTCATCGGTGTGACCGGGACGAATGGCAAGACCACGACGACCAAGCTCATCGCGGCTATCGTGGCCGAGAGCGGGAAGAAAACCGCGTATGCCTCGACAATCGAGTACGGCATCGGCGAGCGACACTGGACGAACGCCTCGAAGTTCACGACTTCGTCAGCGTGGCAGCTTCAGAAATTTTTGTCAGAAGCCAAGCGGGCCGGCTGCACCCACGTCGTCCTCGAGACATCGTCGCATGCCATCGATCAGTTTCGGACCTGGGGGATAGCTTACACCATCGCGGTCATCACCAATGTGACGCGGGAGCATCTCGACTATCACAAAACGATGGCCGAATATCGGCGTGTGAAACGGAAGCTCTTTGCTAACGTCCAGATCGCCATCGTGAATATCGACATGGAGCAGCCAGAGGACTACTGCATCGCCGCGCCCGGGAAAACACTCACGTATAGCACGAAAGACGTGGCGGCGGATGTTGTCGCGACCGAGATCGAGCTTGACCTCACGGGGACGCGTTTCCTCGCGCTAGGAAAGTCGTTTCGGACAAAGCTTCCTGGACTCTTCAATGTCGAAAATGCGCTCGCGGCCATCACTACGGGTCAGGCACTCGGTATCGATACAGAAACGATGAAGCGCGCCCTCGCCACTGCCACAGGTATCCCGGGCCGGATGGAGTCAGTTCCAAATGATCGCGGGCTCGACATCCTCATCGACTACGCGGTGACGCCGGATTCGTTTGAGCAGCTCTATCGGGCGGTTGGTCCGATGCAAATCCCGGGGACGAAAATCATCCATGTCTTCGGTGCGTGTGGGGAACGTGATCGGGGCAAACGCCCGGTGATGGGGCAGATCGCATCGGAACACGCGGATGTCATCATCCTCACCAATGAAGATCCGTATCATGAAAATCCTGAGCACATCATCGACGAGATCGAAGCGGGCCTGCCCGAAGCGCTTCGGAATCCGCCAGCTGGCGGAGCATCGATGCGGGCGGGGGTGACGAAAAAGAAAGGACAAGATTATTTCCGTGTCTTTGATCGGCGAGAGGCAATCGCCAAAGCCATCGTGCTGGCCGAAACCGGCGATATCATCCTCATCACGGGCAAGGGCGCCGAGGAGACGATGGCGGTCGGTGATGCGCGCATCCCGTGGCGCGAGCGAGCCGTCATCGAGGAAATACTGCGGATAAATAAAAACGGCGGGGACTGA